From the genome of Amycolatopsis camponoti:
TGGGCGTCCGCGGCACCGAGGTGGACCTCCTGGAACGGCCCGGGATCGAGCTGTGCCGGCAAGATCCCTTCGGCCGGGACCGGATGCTGTCCTGCGGTACTGCGCTGACCGACCTCGAGCTCGCGGTACGCGCACTCGGCCGGGACTGCCACGTCGAGTACCGCGGTCGGGCAGACGTCGTGGCGACCGTGACGATCGGCCGCCCCCGCCCGGCCTCGCCCCGGGACTTCGCGCTCTACCACGCCATCGCCCGGCGCCGCAGCCACCGGCGCGCGTTCTTCGGCAGCCGGGTGCCCGAAGGCGTTCGCACGGCGGTGGCCGCGTCCGGAGAGACCACGGGCGTGCACGTCGTCGAACCCGGCCGGCTGGACAAGCTGGCCGAGTTGCTGGGCTTCGCCACGCGTGTGCTCCGTGAAGACCGCGGTTACCAGCGCGAGCTGGAGCTGTGGACGGCGCACACGCACGGCTGGGGAGCGATCGGCGACGGCGTTCCCGAGGACGCCATGAGCCCGGAAGCCCTGCCGGTGGCGGGACTCGTCCGCCGGGACACCCCGGTCCCGGACGACGTCGTGCTCGCCGAGCGGCTGGCCGCGGAGAACCTCCTGGTCGTCTGCACCGACGGCGACGCGCCCGCCGACCACCTCGCAGCCGGTGCGGCCCTGCAGCGCATCTGGCTCACCGCCACGGCGAAGGCACTCGTGGGCTCGGTACTCACCCAGCCGCTGCACCTGACCGGCTTCCGGGCACGCCTCGTTTCGGAACTGGCGCTCCCGGGTGTCCCGCAGGCCATCTTCCGCTTCGGCTACCCCGCCGTCCCGGCGGCACCGTCACCCCGGCTTCCGCTCGGCGAGGTGGTGCCCGGCGGCCCCACGGGAGGACTCCGATGAACCCGCACACGCGACCTCGTCTCGGCTGAGCACCGCACGGTCCCGGAGGTCACCCGATGAGCGCGATCGAGATTCGCGGCTTGCAAGGTCCTTCGGGCCCACCCCTCGGTTGGCCGTTGACCACGCGGACCGTGCTGGTGTTCGGGATCGCGGGCAGTGTGATCGCGCTGG
Proteins encoded in this window:
- a CDS encoding Acg family FMN-binding oxidoreductase, coding for MTAAAPAALTTEQIGFLARAVSRAPSVHNSQPWQLGVRGTEVDLLERPGIELCRQDPFGRDRMLSCGTALTDLELAVRALGRDCHVEYRGRADVVATVTIGRPRPASPRDFALYHAIARRRSHRRAFFGSRVPEGVRTAVAASGETTGVHVVEPGRLDKLAELLGFATRVLREDRGYQRELELWTAHTHGWGAIGDGVPEDAMSPEALPVAGLVRRDTPVPDDVVLAERLAAENLLVVCTDGDAPADHLAAGAALQRIWLTATAKALVGSVLTQPLHLTGFRARLVSELALPGVPQAIFRFGYPAVPAAPSPRLPLGEVVPGGPTGGLR